From Oligoflexia bacterium, the proteins below share one genomic window:
- the bamA gene encoding outer membrane protein assembly factor BamA, with protein MQKYFNIVFSKLFPIVFGLVFFIFTVDQVHAQSIRSINVIGNKRVEKDAVLAVVSHQKGDSLDRQKVKADIENINALGFFSKIEVSINEQGDLLYTLQEKPFIDKIKFLGNTNEKEDTLREKLEIKAYSFLNEEDLQRSLDNIRDHYTSKGYYLADLDYSIEKLENDKQGSVLTIRIDESKKVKVTRISFIGNTIFSEKELKSFLFTKEKNFLSFISTSGTYQKDMLEQDKQIIKSRYGNKGYINAKILEPLIKITSDKSEIHIFFNIEEGEQYTVGNIDIDGELLEPKEKLLEKVKLKSGEVFDTLTLQRDIASLSDVYAKKGYAYVNVIPQDQRDESNKVVSIIYVMQPGPKIKINRIQFVGNQSTRDKVLRREIEIHEGDIYDIEKIRNSKANIERLALFEEVRLKTPKADQDNSIDLIFEVKEKETGSFNIGAGFNTLDSFQLLGTVQKRNLFGYGVDLNLNARIGGRTQAFNLTYSDPYFLDSNWGMNLSAFNIERQYFDFDLTSRGGSLGFDYLLYQKGLERIRIGLTYSLVDQILSDLRPTVENVFTGGLTSSVTTALVRDTRNKVFEPDAGSYLKLSQELAGGPFGGENAFSKSEFDGRWFFPAFRKSKIPVIKDSVFALHFETGYVAPLNSDQRVPLFERYFPGGILSLRGFRIRSLGPKIQVASSNDPSNLQTSDFVIGGNKQVIFNAEYLFPIVKAANIRGVMFFDMGNAFDNGESMFTFAGQRQSVGFGVRWFSPIGPLRFEWGYPLDKKEDENNVVFDFTIGSLF; from the coding sequence ATGCAAAAGTATTTTAACATAGTTTTTTCTAAGCTTTTTCCCATTGTATTTGGGTTGGTTTTTTTTATATTTACTGTTGATCAAGTGCATGCTCAAAGCATCCGCAGTATTAACGTAATAGGTAATAAGCGGGTTGAAAAAGATGCAGTTTTAGCCGTAGTCAGTCACCAAAAAGGAGATTCACTGGATAGGCAAAAAGTAAAAGCAGACATTGAAAATATTAATGCCTTAGGTTTTTTTTCTAAAATTGAAGTTTCAATCAATGAACAAGGAGATCTTCTTTACACCCTTCAAGAAAAACCTTTTATTGATAAAATAAAATTTTTAGGCAACACCAACGAAAAAGAAGATACTTTAAGAGAAAAGTTAGAGATAAAAGCTTATAGTTTTTTAAATGAAGAGGACTTGCAACGCTCTTTAGATAATATTAGAGATCATTATACCAGTAAAGGCTATTACTTAGCTGACTTGGATTACAGTATAGAAAAATTGGAAAATGATAAGCAAGGCAGTGTCTTGACGATTCGAATTGACGAAAGTAAAAAAGTTAAAGTTACGCGTATCAGTTTTATTGGCAATACCATTTTTAGTGAAAAAGAATTGAAGAGTTTTTTGTTTACCAAAGAAAAGAATTTTTTAAGTTTCATTTCAACTTCCGGAACATATCAAAAAGATATGTTAGAGCAAGATAAGCAAATTATTAAAAGTCGTTATGGAAATAAAGGCTATATCAATGCAAAAATACTTGAGCCTTTGATTAAAATTACATCTGATAAAAGTGAAATTCATATCTTTTTTAATATTGAAGAAGGTGAACAATACACTGTTGGTAATATTGATATAGATGGCGAACTCTTAGAGCCCAAAGAAAAATTATTAGAAAAAGTTAAACTTAAATCAGGAGAAGTTTTTGATACGCTAACATTACAACGTGACATAGCCAGTTTATCAGATGTCTATGCAAAAAAAGGTTATGCCTATGTTAACGTGATTCCTCAAGACCAGAGAGATGAAAGCAATAAAGTGGTTAGCATTATCTATGTTATGCAGCCAGGTCCAAAAATAAAAATTAATCGCATTCAGTTTGTAGGTAACCAAAGCACCAGGGATAAAGTGTTAAGGCGAGAAATCGAAATTCATGAGGGTGATATATACGACATTGAAAAAATTCGTAACTCAAAAGCCAATATTGAGCGTTTAGCTTTATTTGAAGAGGTGCGCCTTAAAACACCCAAAGCGGATCAAGACAATTCAATTGACTTAATATTTGAAGTTAAAGAAAAAGAAACGGGCAGTTTTAATATTGGTGCTGGTTTTAATACTTTAGATTCTTTTCAGTTGTTAGGCACGGTACAAAAACGTAATCTTTTTGGTTATGGCGTGGATTTAAATTTAAACGCAAGAATTGGTGGTAGGACACAGGCCTTTAACCTAACGTACAGTGATCCCTACTTTTTAGATAGTAATTGGGGAATGAATCTAAGCGCATTTAATATTGAGCGGCAATATTTTGATTTTGACTTAACCTCAAGAGGGGGTTCATTAGGGTTTGATTATTTACTTTATCAAAAAGGCTTAGAGCGTATTAGAATAGGTTTGACTTATTCATTGGTAGATCAAATCTTATCTGATTTAAGGCCAACGGTTGAAAATGTCTTTACTGGTGGGCTAACATCAAGCGTTACCACTGCTTTAGTGAGAGATACCCGTAATAAAGTTTTTGAACCTGATGCAGGCTCTTACTTAAAACTTTCGCAAGAGTTAGCAGGAGGACCTTTTGGTGGAGAAAATGCATTTTCAAAAAGTGAGTTTGATGGGCGTTGGTTTTTTCCCGCGTTTAGAAAGAGTAAAATTCCGGTCATAAAAGATTCAGTTTTTGCATTGCATTTTGAAACTGGTTATGTGGCACCTTTAAATAGTGACCAGAGAGTCCCTTTGTTTGAGCGATATTTCCCTGGAGGTATTTTAAGCTTGAGAGGTTTTCGTATCCGATCTTTGGGGCCAAAAATTCAAGTGGCCTCCAGCAACGACCCTTCCAACTTACAGACTTCAGATTTTGTTATTGGGGGTAATAAACAGGTTATTTTTAATGCTGAGTATCTGTTTCCAATTGTTAAAGCCGCCAATATCAGGGGGGTTATGTTCTTTGATATGGGTAACGCATTTGACAATGGGGAAAGTATGTTTACTTTTGCCGGACAAAGGCAAAGCGTAGGTTTTGGGGTTAGATGGTTTTCGCCCATTGGGCCTTTACGTTTTGAATGGGGTTACCCATTGGATAAAAAAGAAGACGAAAACAACGTAG
- a CDS encoding ABC transporter ATP-binding protein gives MTYSSNLSIKAENIAKAYTKNNHETVDVLKNLNFEINSGQSAAIVGHSGCGKSTFLQILGTLLKPNSGQVLIGNEAIFTKKDRELSSFRNKNIGFVFQFHHLLPDFTATENVAIPLLMQKMDVQKALKKAEAALKEVHLLDRKDHKPSAMSGGEQQRTAIARALVTQPKIVLADEPTGNLDEETGASVGQLLFEHVKQHHCALVVVTHNRNLAKSADRVLRLSNGCLIPENMD, from the coding sequence ATGACATATAGTTCAAACCTTTCCATTAAGGCAGAAAACATTGCCAAAGCGTATACTAAAAACAATCATGAAACTGTAGATGTTTTAAAAAATCTTAATTTTGAAATCAACAGTGGTCAGTCCGCTGCAATTGTTGGACACTCAGGTTGTGGGAAATCTACATTTTTACAAATTTTAGGAACATTATTGAAACCTAATTCCGGACAGGTTTTAATTGGCAATGAAGCTATTTTTACTAAAAAAGATCGTGAATTATCATCTTTTAGAAATAAGAACATTGGCTTTGTTTTTCAATTTCATCACTTGTTGCCAGATTTTACAGCCACTGAAAATGTAGCAATTCCTTTGTTAATGCAGAAGATGGATGTTCAGAAAGCGCTTAAAAAAGCAGAAGCCGCATTAAAAGAGGTTCACTTGTTAGACCGCAAAGATCATAAGCCTTCTGCTATGTCTGGGGGAGAACAGCAGAGGACTGCTATAGCAAGAGCCTTGGTCACGCAGCCCAAAATTGTTCTTGCCGATGAGCCTACTGGTAATTTGGATGAAGAAACGGGGGCCAGTGTAGGGCAATTGCTGTTTGAGCATGTCAAGCAACATCATTGTGCATTAGTTGTTGTAACTCATAATAGAAACTTGGCTAAGTCAGCAGATCGTGTATTAAGGTTGAGCAATGGCTGTTTGATCCCGGAAAATATGGATTAA
- a CDS encoding ABC transporter permease produces MNRSYEYFIGLRYLLSKKKQTFLSVISWISVLGIAVGVMALTVVLSAVSGFQEDFRKRILGNNAPLIVFNHEGNIYNYEPVYEDIMATSGVTGANPFVYGEVLMVSETGRSSGGVIYGVNPDRVKNVTSLNDDMNRGKLEDLKTTSGLPGIILGNDIAENQLFVSVGSTISIVSPEGELSPFGFGPKLRKFEVVGTFKSGLFEFDTKSAYVLLEDAQSFLGVENAVAGIQVMVKDYEKNAKPVAVELYKNLGSSFYVRHWMELNKDLFNAFKLEKTVFFIVVVMIVLVASFNIISTLTLLVLTKSREISILKTLGATRKSIAKIFMFCGFVLGALGTLLGLALGVFGCYMLEHHFPFPLNANVYQVDHLPIRIDALEWTWVGLCALSISFLSTLYPAFKASQLEPSEGIRHDI; encoded by the coding sequence ATGAATCGTTCTTACGAATATTTTATTGGTCTTAGATATCTTTTATCTAAAAAGAAACAGACTTTTTTATCAGTAATCAGTTGGATTTCTGTATTGGGTATTGCAGTTGGTGTAATGGCTTTAACCGTTGTTTTATCCGCTGTGTCTGGCTTTCAAGAAGACTTTCGTAAACGAATTTTAGGTAATAATGCCCCTTTGATTGTATTTAATCATGAAGGCAATATTTATAATTATGAGCCAGTCTATGAAGATATAATGGCAACCTCAGGAGTAACCGGAGCCAACCCATTTGTTTATGGCGAAGTATTAATGGTTTCTGAAACTGGGCGGTCTTCTGGGGGAGTAATTTATGGGGTTAATCCTGATCGTGTCAAAAACGTTACTTCACTCAATGATGACATGAATAGAGGTAAGCTTGAAGACCTTAAAACTACATCTGGTTTGCCAGGCATTATTTTGGGCAATGATATTGCAGAAAACCAACTTTTTGTTAGTGTTGGATCTACAATTAGTATTGTATCTCCAGAAGGCGAGCTAAGTCCTTTTGGGTTTGGACCCAAGTTGAGAAAATTCGAAGTTGTTGGAACCTTTAAAAGTGGACTTTTTGAATTTGATACCAAGAGTGCTTACGTATTATTAGAAGATGCTCAAAGTTTTCTAGGCGTTGAAAATGCCGTAGCCGGTATACAAGTAATGGTGAAGGACTATGAAAAAAATGCCAAACCTGTTGCCGTAGAGTTGTATAAAAACTTAGGATCGTCGTTTTATGTTAGGCATTGGATGGAGTTAAACAAAGACTTGTTTAATGCTTTTAAACTAGAAAAAACAGTATTTTTTATTGTGGTTGTTATGATTGTATTGGTGGCGTCATTTAATATTATTAGCACCTTAACCTTGTTGGTTTTAACCAAGTCACGTGAAATCTCTATTTTAAAAACCTTAGGAGCAACACGCAAAAGTATTGCAAAAATATTTATGTTTTGTGGTTTTGTTTTAGGTGCGCTTGGAACTTTATTGGGCTTAGCTTTAGGAGTTTTTGGTTGTTATATGTTGGAACATCACTTTCCTTTTCCACTCAACGCCAATGTTTACCAAGTAGATCACTTACCCATAAGAATTGACGCATTAGAGTGGACCTGGGTAGGACTATGTGCGCTGAGTATTAGCTTTTTATCTACTTTATATCCGGCCTTTAAAGCTTCGCAATTAGAGCCTTCAGAAGGAATTCGTCATGACATATAG
- the lysS gene encoding lysine--tRNA ligase, translating to MSEQTQPLFWADEHANEIVEQKKEVVVATGISPSGYIHVGNFREVATADAIVRAVKDKGQAVRLIYIADNYDPLRKVYPFLDEKTYAPYVGNALSEIPSPEPGFPSYSERFLHPFLQALKSLDINIELVKADELYKQGAFLNNTLKALEQTQDIRKILKSVTGKDTEDDWSPFTPICEKDGRMDTTQVLSYDLEKKQIEYSCSACGHKGIRDIQGGGKLTWRVDWPARWQMLGVTVEPFGKDHASRGGSYDTGKIIAKEIFDYEAPYPIIYEWIGLKGVGDMSSSKGNVISINDMLEVLPPEVLKYWVFKAKPNKHLSLDPSIPILSLMDEYDDPESNNKQQRAFELAQISSSPSLGVPFKHLISLVQIHDDVNDVASTLERSGYKDIDKTVLSSRMTYAKQWLEKFGPEDMKFSVQKQLPDLAKTLSAQQKQTLKLIGDRLEEKMSAQDIHELIYAIKNELDLNPKDIFYAIYASILGKDKGPRAGFFLSILDTAFIKQRFAEV from the coding sequence ATGAGTGAACAAACACAACCTTTGTTTTGGGCAGATGAACATGCCAATGAAATTGTAGAGCAAAAAAAAGAAGTCGTGGTGGCTACCGGGATTTCTCCATCAGGATACATTCATGTTGGTAATTTTAGAGAAGTGGCCACCGCAGATGCTATTGTAAGAGCAGTAAAAGACAAAGGTCAGGCAGTAAGGTTGATCTATATTGCGGATAATTATGACCCATTGCGCAAAGTTTATCCTTTTTTAGATGAAAAAACCTATGCCCCGTATGTGGGGAATGCACTTTCGGAAATTCCTTCGCCAGAGCCCGGTTTTCCAAGTTACTCTGAGCGTTTTTTACACCCTTTTTTACAAGCCTTAAAAAGCTTGGATATCAATATTGAATTGGTCAAGGCGGATGAGTTGTATAAGCAGGGAGCCTTTTTAAATAATACGCTTAAGGCTTTAGAGCAAACTCAAGACATCAGAAAGATTTTAAAATCGGTTACCGGTAAAGATACCGAAGATGATTGGTCTCCTTTTACGCCCATATGTGAAAAAGATGGTCGTATGGATACCACCCAAGTTCTATCGTATGACTTAGAAAAAAAACAAATTGAATACAGTTGTTCAGCCTGTGGTCATAAGGGTATTAGAGATATTCAAGGCGGTGGCAAGTTGACCTGGCGTGTTGATTGGCCAGCACGTTGGCAAATGTTGGGAGTTACTGTTGAGCCTTTTGGTAAAGACCATGCTTCAAGAGGTGGCTCATACGATACCGGAAAAATTATTGCCAAAGAAATTTTTGATTATGAAGCACCTTATCCAATCATTTATGAATGGATTGGCCTTAAAGGTGTGGGCGACATGTCTTCCAGTAAAGGAAATGTTATTTCAATCAATGATATGTTAGAGGTTCTTCCTCCTGAAGTTCTTAAATACTGGGTGTTTAAAGCTAAACCTAATAAACATTTATCGTTAGATCCTTCCATTCCAATATTAAGTCTAATGGATGAATACGATGACCCTGAATCCAATAATAAACAACAGCGAGCTTTTGAGTTAGCTCAGATTTCAAGTTCCCCTAGTTTAGGCGTACCGTTTAAACATCTTATTTCATTGGTGCAAATTCATGATGATGTCAATGATGTAGCCAGTACACTTGAACGATCTGGTTACAAAGATATTGATAAAACAGTTTTATCTTCAAGAATGACTTATGCCAAGCAATGGTTAGAAAAATTTGGACCAGAAGACATGAAATTCTCTGTTCAAAAACAATTGCCTGACTTAGCCAAAACTTTATCAGCACAACAAAAACAAACCTTGAAGCTGATAGGAGATAGGTTAGAAGAGAAGATGTCGGCTCAAGATATTCATGAGCTTATTTATGCCATTAAAAATGAATTGGACTTAAACCCTAAAGATATTTTTTATGCGATTTATGCATCTATTTTGGGTAAAGATAAAGGTCCAAGAGCAGGCTTTTTCTTATCTATTTTAGATACAGCTTTTATTAAGCAGAGGTTTGCTGAAGTATAA